Proteins encoded by one window of Nicotiana tabacum cultivar K326 chromosome 10, ASM71507v2, whole genome shotgun sequence:
- the LOC107763065 gene encoding 18.1 kDa class I heat shock protein produces MSHMPAFGRRNHAHQVFDPYSHHAHHQVHDPFAHHNEVWDPFHEFYLEAPRSLIAPAPSFHHAPATMAQIEYKETPEAHIFRANLHGYKKEEVKIQVEDDRVLKITGEKRMRKDDNHDNWHHYERSSGKFFTSFSLPMNSSADYVKSSMENGMLTITIPKKEITRNHHHIRTVEIR; encoded by the exons atgtcgCACATGCCTGCATTTGGTCGAAGAAACCATGCACACCAAGTGTTCGATCCTTATTCTCACCATGCACACCACCAAGTACACGACCCTTTTGCTCATCATAATGAAGTCTGGGATCCTTTCCATGAATTCTATTTGGAAGCCCCTCGATCTCTCATAGCTCCTGCACCATCTTTCCACCATGCTCCTGCAACGATGGCTCAAATTGAGTATAAAGAAACACCTGAGGCTCATATATTTAGAGCTAATTTGCATGGCTACAAGAAAGAAGAAGTGAAAATACAG GTGGAGGATGATAGAGTGCTGAAGATTACTGGGGAAAAGAGAATGAGGAAAGATGATAATCACGATAATTGGCACCATTATGAACGCAGCAGTGGGAAATTCTTCACTTCCTTTTCACTGCCTATGAATTCTAGCGCTGATTATGTGAAGTCATCCATGGAGAATGGAATGCTCACTATCACTATTCCTAAGAAGGAAATTACCAGGAACCACCACCATATAAGAACTGTTGAAATAcgttaa